From a region of the Triticum aestivum cultivar Chinese Spring chromosome 7D, IWGSC CS RefSeq v2.1, whole genome shotgun sequence genome:
- the LOC123167672 gene encoding uncharacterized protein At1g01500, producing the protein MDQPASDAGGFLEVRLFYVRLSPRGSGAAAPPRLSLAIHHAGAEASPSSLPLRLDRRDPVSGEATYVSTAAARLPPPDASFEVADHRDAALLRGTLRRCPDAKADSPAWAIDCVPADAAVASASAFEVYVAGYCAGEPAVLTRALRLATPEEAAGGLVRRRSAPLAAMCDEDESDLNMGTRAYPEGWYSDDDDGQLTWFNAGVRVGVGIGLGVCVGVGIGVGLLMSSYQATARNLKRRFF; encoded by the exons ATGGACCAGCCGGCGTCGGACGCCGGCGGCTTTCTCGAGGTCCGCCTCTTCTACGTGCGCCTATCGCCCCGCGGCTCCGGAGCTGCCGCCCCGCCACGGCTCTCGCTGGCCATCCACCACGCCGGGGCCGAGGCCTCCCcctcctcgctccctctccgcctCGACCGCCGCGACCCAGTCTCTGGCGAGGCCACCTACGTCTCCACCgcggccgcgcgcctccccccacCCGACGCCTCCTTCGAGGTTGCAGACCACCGCGACGCCGCCCTCCTCCGAGGCACCCTTCGACGGTGCCCTGACGCCAAGGCCGATTCCCCTGCCTGGGCGATCGACTGCGTCCCCGCCGATGCAGCGGTGGCCTCAGCCTCGGCCTTTGAGGTCTATGTTGCCGGGTACTGTGCAGGCGAACCCGCCGTTCTCACGCGAGCCCTGCGGCTGGCCACCCCGGAAGAGGCTGCTGGCGGGTTGGTTCGCCGGCGATCAGCGCCTTTGGCG GCTATGTGTGATGAAGACGAGAGTGACTTGAACATGGGAACCAGGGCATACCCTGAAGGATGGTACTCTGATGACGACGACGGGCAACTCACATGGTTCAACGCTGGTGTTAGGGTTGGCGTCGGGATTGGCCTGGGAGTCTGTGTTGGAGTTGGTATAGGCGTTGGGCTCCTCATGAGCTCCTACCAAGCAACGGCCAGGAACCTGAAGAGGCGGTTCTTCTGA